The following proteins are encoded in a genomic region of Alphaproteobacteria bacterium:
- a CDS encoding peptide ABC transporter substrate-binding protein — translation MTTESLYTLGFALRPLTNYNSKNELVCLLCSSLPTTESQTIKEISPGQSEVILTLGTYFWGDGKPVTSEDVIFTWQVGKYKGYDFPNAGFYRHDIISIEALSDQTIKITRNKNSLHAADFSDFWILPAHLEGPLFEKNPDLYLKETNYHQNPLLPGLYNGPYVISQFSPYGLIEFKPNPYWPQTEQHPLFSKITLKSIQDGHALEMHVLNHEFDLIAPSNRLQNSQIKTIINQLQETYTLDTTPALGQEMIMINTTNTVLADKRVRRALLLGIDREKIKQVVQNSKAEIAEMYLSSLERADISKNITKVNQAGAKELIEAAGFNFNPKSKIYEKDGLPLRLTLVLESNNRLRNQIAQILQSMWGEVGIDIKITTEPHRTFFGQTLKERRFDHLLFIGWPKTPHYIPSSMFSSKSIPNEINQYTGYNYMGLANANIDNLLQKLEQSQNENNEKILWSELEESLADEVPFIPLFHPVKTEIRKKRLEGITVNPHYYPESFFVEKWFFTE, via the coding sequence ATGACAACTGAGTCTCTTTATACACTAGGATTTGCACTAAGACCTCTTACCAACTACAACTCAAAAAATGAACTTGTCTGTCTATTATGCTCATCTTTGCCGACAACAGAATCACAAACAATCAAGGAAATATCTCCTGGACAATCTGAGGTCATCTTGACACTTGGCACTTACTTTTGGGGAGATGGCAAACCGGTGACATCTGAGGATGTTATTTTCACCTGGCAAGTTGGAAAATATAAAGGGTATGATTTTCCCAATGCAGGTTTTTACCGTCACGATATTATCTCAATTGAGGCTCTCTCAGATCAAACCATCAAGATTACCAGAAACAAAAACAGCCTTCATGCAGCTGATTTCAGTGATTTTTGGATTTTACCTGCACATCTTGAAGGACCTCTTTTTGAAAAAAATCCAGATCTCTATTTGAAAGAAACGAATTATCATCAAAACCCTCTTCTGCCTGGCCTCTACAATGGCCCCTATGTCATTTCTCAGTTTAGCCCCTATGGACTCATTGAATTTAAACCAAATCCATATTGGCCTCAAACGGAACAACATCCTTTATTTTCAAAAATTACATTGAAATCTATTCAAGATGGGCATGCGCTTGAAATGCATGTTCTGAATCATGAATTTGATCTGATCGCTCCATCAAATCGGCTCCAAAATAGTCAGATCAAAACAATCATAAACCAATTACAAGAGACATATACGCTCGATACAACACCAGCTCTTGGGCAAGAAATGATCATGATCAACACAACAAACACGGTCCTCGCTGATAAAAGAGTGCGCCGTGCTCTTTTGCTTGGAATCGATCGCGAAAAAATTAAACAGGTTGTTCAAAATAGCAAAGCTGAGATCGCTGAAATGTATTTATCCTCTCTTGAACGCGCTGATATATCAAAAAATATCACAAAAGTGAATCAAGCGGGTGCAAAAGAACTCATTGAGGCTGCAGGTTTTAACTTCAATCCTAAATCCAAAATATATGAAAAAGACGGCTTACCGCTAAGGTTAACGCTCGTTTTAGAATCAAATAATCGTCTTAGAAATCAAATTGCCCAGATTCTACAAAGCATGTGGGGGGAAGTAGGCATTGATATCAAAATCACAACAGAGCCTCACAGAACATTTTTTGGACAAACTTTAAAGGAAAGACGATTTGATCATTTGCTTTTCATCGGTTGGCCTAAAACACCACACTATATTCCGAGTTCAATGTTTTCATCAAAGAGCATTCCAAACGAAATAAATCAATACACAGGCTACAATTATATGGGCCTTGCAAATGCCAATATTGACAATCTACTCCAGAAATTAGAACAGTCACAAAATGAAAATAATGAAAAGATTTTATGGTCTGAGCTTGAAGAATCACTTGCCGATGAAGTTCCATTTATTCCTTTATTTCACCCAGTCAAGACAGAAATTCGCAAAAAAAGACTTGAAGGAATCACTGTGAACCCTCATTATTATCCAGAGAGCTTTTTTGTTGAAAAGTGGTTTTTCACAGAATAA
- a CDS encoding invasion associated locus B family protein, whose translation MLTLSKKIGFAVFVSAAFFVSNSALAATNKTIDDWQLVCGDKDQDGRDHCMMTQTIVNPENNLGILSVALGTYRNKTQPSIAFNLPPQINQDKEIVLVFDQETTGHVFHVSSCDGVKCTAVRDMNDGMLNSLKNAKDATVHFDVKGGENVKVHISLKGFESAYRQLIQK comes from the coding sequence ATGTTGACACTTTCAAAAAAAATTGGTTTTGCTGTTTTTGTTTCAGCAGCATTCTTTGTATCAAACTCTGCACTGGCGGCCACAAATAAAACAATTGATGATTGGCAATTGGTTTGTGGAGACAAAGATCAAGACGGCAGAGATCATTGTATGATGACTCAGACGATTGTCAACCCAGAAAATAATTTGGGGATTCTGTCTGTTGCCTTGGGCACATATAGAAACAAAACACAACCAAGCATTGCTTTCAATTTACCGCCTCAAATCAATCAGGATAAAGAAATTGTCTTGGTTTTTGATCAAGAAACAACAGGCCATGTTTTTCATGTTAGCAGTTGTGATGGTGTAAAATGTACAGCAGTTAGAGATATGAATGATGGAATGCTCAATTCACTCAAGAATGCGAAAGATGCTACTGTGCATTTTGATGTGAAGGGTGGTGAAAATGTAAAGGTGCATATTTCATTGAAAGGCTTTGAGTCAGCTTACAGACAATTGATTCAAAAATAG
- a CDS encoding thiamine pyrophosphate-binding protein, whose amino-acid sequence MIKAGHAIIKIIESYGIRHGFCVPGESFLEIMDGAYDSNSFQLIHTRHEGGASFMAEAYAKLTGKPSILMVTRGPGACNASIGIHTSFQDSTPMVVIIGDVAREHLGLEAFQEIDFPAMFTPIAKAAFRVTDSKRIPEFMHRAFKIATQGRPGPVVISIPEDVLREDIPLNSLAQESLSPAVSERSTLLGADASLMDSLAQLLEKAKRPLCILGGSSSFWSNELVTKLSERLNDLSIPFATSFRRQDLMNAKLSNYVGELGTGINPALKDYVQKADLVLAIGTRLGEMPSQGYTLFHEASSDQKIVFVHPDVLGARPAFQIELTIQTPISDFVHVFQNVPVKNKWESWCVEGHSLYEKWALFASNVHLPEGFNLSRMFLTLKDVLPENCVLTNDAGNFSGWGHRFFDYVRPRRQLAPVNGAMGYAVPSAIGAKFVDPKRPVIGFAGDGGFLMTAQELATAKQFGLNPFIIVMNNNMYGTIRMHQEARFPKRVSATSLKNPDFVMLAHSYGANAIRLTSERDFLPMVEKGLRSSFPFVLEIPLLQAQISTSRNLALSME is encoded by the coding sequence ATGATAAAAGCTGGTCATGCCATTATCAAAATCATAGAATCTTATGGAATTCGTCACGGCTTTTGTGTGCCTGGTGAAAGTTTTTTAGAAATTATGGATGGTGCTTATGACTCAAACTCATTTCAGCTTATTCATACACGTCATGAAGGTGGCGCTTCTTTTATGGCTGAAGCCTACGCAAAGCTAACAGGGAAACCTTCCATTTTAATGGTAACGCGTGGTCCAGGGGCTTGTAATGCTTCAATAGGGATTCACACCTCTTTTCAAGATTCAACGCCAATGGTTGTGATTATTGGTGATGTCGCAAGGGAACATCTTGGGCTTGAAGCTTTTCAAGAGATTGATTTTCCAGCTATGTTTACGCCAATTGCTAAAGCTGCGTTTCGTGTGACAGATTCTAAGAGAATTCCTGAATTTATGCATAGAGCTTTTAAGATCGCGACCCAAGGTAGGCCTGGGCCTGTTGTTATTTCAATTCCTGAAGATGTTTTGCGTGAAGACATTCCCTTAAATTCATTGGCGCAGGAGTCTTTATCTCCTGCTGTTTCTGAGAGGTCAACGCTTTTAGGGGCCGATGCTTCACTGATGGATTCGCTTGCACAGCTTTTAGAAAAAGCCAAGCGTCCTCTATGCATTTTGGGAGGTAGTTCCTCTTTCTGGTCAAATGAGCTTGTCACAAAATTGTCAGAGAGATTGAATGATTTGAGCATACCTTTTGCAACTTCTTTTCGTCGGCAAGATTTGATGAATGCAAAATTGTCAAATTATGTTGGAGAACTAGGAACAGGGATCAATCCTGCTTTAAAAGACTATGTCCAGAAGGCGGATCTCGTTTTAGCAATTGGTACAAGGCTTGGTGAGATGCCTAGCCAAGGCTATACTCTCTTTCATGAGGCAAGCTCAGATCAAAAAATTGTTTTTGTCCATCCAGATGTTTTGGGGGCAAGGCCTGCTTTTCAAATAGAGCTCACAATACAGACTCCCATTTCCGATTTTGTTCATGTTTTTCAGAACGTGCCTGTGAAAAACAAATGGGAATCTTGGTGTGTAGAGGGGCATAGTCTTTATGAAAAATGGGCATTGTTTGCCTCAAATGTGCATCTTCCTGAAGGGTTTAACTTAAGTAGAATGTTTCTGACACTAAAAGATGTTCTGCCAGAGAACTGCGTGCTGACAAATGATGCCGGGAATTTCTCAGGCTGGGGACATCGTTTTTTTGATTATGTGCGTCCGCGCCGTCAGTTAGCGCCGGTAAATGGGGCTATGGGATATGCTGTTCCTTCTGCCATTGGTGCAAAATTTGTCGATCCGAAGCGGCCTGTGATTGGTTTTGCGGGAGATGGTGGGTTTTTAATGACAGCTCAGGAACTTGCAACTGCAAAGCAATTTGGGCTCAATCCATTTATTATCGTGATGAATAATAATATGTATGGAACAATCCGAATGCATCAAGAAGCAAGATTTCCGAAACGTGTTTCAGCAACGTCATTAAAGAATCCAGATTTTGTTATGCTGGCTCATTCTTATGGGGCAAATGCAATCCGTTTGACATCAGAGAGAGATTTTTTGCCAATGGTTGAAAAAGGCTTGAGGTCTTCATTTCCTTTTGTGCTGGAGATTCCGCTTTTGCAAGCACAGATTTCAACCAGTCGTAATCTAGCGCTGAGCATGGAATGA
- a CDS encoding TIGR00282 family metallophosphoesterase: MRILFLGDIVGRSGRDAVIQKMPQLKEKYAPDVTIVNAENAAGGFGINAEIAKSLFAIGVDCLTTGNHIWDQKEAMSYISQEKRLLRPMNFPPGTPGFGSYLLETSKGKKVLVVNLMARLFMDPVDCPFQAIQNLLTRYSLGSSVDAIFIDFHGETSSEKMSFGHFVDGKVSAVVGTHTHIPTSDLRILEKRTAYQTDAGMCGDYNSVIGMEKTTPVQKFVTKMPGPKMTPAMGEATLCGSIIDLDDEGLAVSVQQLILGPHLAERG; this comes from the coding sequence ATGCGCATTTTATTTTTAGGAGATATCGTTGGCAGATCAGGTAGGGACGCCGTTATTCAAAAAATGCCCCAGTTAAAAGAAAAATATGCTCCAGATGTCACGATCGTCAATGCTGAAAATGCAGCCGGAGGCTTCGGGATTAATGCTGAAATTGCGAAAAGCCTATTTGCTATTGGTGTTGATTGCCTCACAACGGGGAATCACATATGGGATCAAAAAGAGGCGATGTCTTATATTTCCCAGGAAAAGCGTCTCTTAAGGCCTATGAATTTTCCGCCAGGAACGCCTGGGTTTGGATCATACTTGCTTGAAACCTCTAAAGGGAAAAAGGTTCTTGTCGTCAATTTGATGGCGCGCTTATTTATGGATCCGGTTGATTGTCCGTTTCAGGCGATTCAAAATTTGCTGACGCGTTATAGTCTAGGCTCATCAGTGGATGCGATTTTCATTGATTTCCACGGAGAGACAAGCAGTGAGAAAATGTCATTTGGCCATTTTGTGGATGGAAAAGTCTCTGCAGTCGTTGGAACGCACACGCATATTCCAACAAGCGATCTTCGTATTTTAGAAAAAAGAACAGCCTATCAAACAGATGCAGGCATGTGCGGTGATTATAATAGTGTGATTGGCATGGAAAAAACAACGCCTGTTCAAAAGTTTGTGACCAAAATGCCAGGTCCGAAAATGACACCAGCGATGGGCGAGGCGACCCTTTGTGGTTCAATCATCGATTTGGATGATGAAGGCCTTGCGGTCTCTGTTCAGCAATTGATTTTAGGACCTCATTTGGCAGAGAGAGGCTAG
- a CDS encoding YebC/PmpR family DNA-binding transcriptional regulator produces MAGHSQFKNIMHRKGAQDQKRAKTFNKISREIIVSAKSGMPDPAFNPRLRAAIQSARAANMPKDRVEKAIKVATQGVGGDNYEAIRYEGYGPGGIAVIVEALTDNKNRTAADVRAAFNKSGGSLGETNSVSFMFDNCGLIIYEKSKVNLDTLFEKALEAGADDVKEEGDVAEVIMSRENFGDVRELLEKELGEPQEASLTWRPHNLISVDEDTARTLLKLIDTLEDNDDVQTVFSNFEVSEELMEKLTA; encoded by the coding sequence ATGGCAGGACATTCCCAGTTTAAAAATATTATGCATCGTAAGGGTGCTCAAGATCAAAAAAGAGCCAAAACTTTCAACAAGATTTCACGTGAAATTATTGTATCAGCCAAGTCTGGTATGCCTGATCCGGCCTTTAACCCAAGGTTAAGAGCAGCAATCCAGAGCGCACGTGCAGCAAACATGCCGAAAGATCGTGTTGAAAAAGCAATTAAAGTGGCAACGCAAGGTGTTGGTGGTGACAATTACGAAGCCATTCGCTATGAAGGCTATGGTCCAGGTGGTATTGCCGTTATTGTAGAAGCTTTGACTGACAATAAAAACCGCACAGCGGCTGATGTGCGTGCTGCTTTTAATAAGAGTGGTGGATCATTGGGTGAAACCAATTCTGTCAGCTTTATGTTTGATAATTGCGGTTTGATCATTTATGAGAAATCAAAAGTCAATCTTGATACATTATTTGAAAAAGCGCTTGAAGCAGGTGCGGATGATGTGAAAGAGGAAGGCGATGTTGCAGAAGTGATCATGTCTCGCGAAAATTTTGGCGATGTGCGCGAGCTGTTGGAAAAGGAATTAGGAGAGCCACAAGAGGCAAGCCTCACATGGCGTCCCCATAATTTGATTTCTGTTGATGAAGATACAGCAAGAACGCTCCTAAAATTGATCGATACACTTGAAGACAATGATGATGTGCAAACTGTCTTCTCAAATTTTGAAGTGTCTGAAGAGCTCATGGAGAAGTTAACGGCATAA
- the ruvC gene encoding crossover junction endodeoxyribonuclease RuvC, whose product MVRIIGLDPGLRKTGWGIIEAEGSTLKYVAHGLVTSDSEKDMAARLVELQEGLFDILMAYKPDEAAIEQVFMNKNPVSTLKLGMARGVIMFAPAKEGLSVAEYPANLVKKSIVGTGHAEKAQVIAMVNMLLPMARVSQEDAADALAIAICHAHHRQTANLIGGTMAGAWQGAPKRKARMKGF is encoded by the coding sequence ATGGTTCGCATTATTGGCTTAGATCCTGGCTTGCGCAAAACAGGATGGGGTATTATAGAAGCTGAAGGCTCCACTTTGAAGTATGTGGCCCATGGGCTTGTGACCTCTGATTCTGAAAAAGACATGGCGGCAAGACTTGTTGAGTTACAAGAAGGGCTCTTTGACATTTTGATGGCCTATAAGCCAGATGAAGCTGCGATTGAGCAGGTTTTTATGAATAAAAATCCAGTATCGACTTTAAAACTTGGGATGGCACGAGGTGTTATTATGTTTGCACCTGCCAAAGAAGGCCTTTCTGTGGCTGAATATCCAGCAAATCTGGTGAAGAAGTCGATTGTAGGAACGGGCCATGCCGAAAAGGCCCAAGTGATTGCGATGGTGAATATGCTTTTGCCAATGGCGCGCGTGTCTCAAGAGGATGCTGCAGATGCTTTAGCCATTGCGATTTGCCATGCCCATCACAGACAAACAGCTAATTTAATTGGTGGAACCATGGCAGGGGCCTGGCAAGGCGCTCCCAAAAGAAAAGCACGGATGAAGGGTTTTTAG
- the secE gene encoding preprotein translocase subunit SecE, which produces MTHPAEFVKQVKSEVKKVTWPSRKETMMTTVMVFIMVLLSSIFFLVVDQFFSFGVKFLLGVGG; this is translated from the coding sequence ATGACACATCCCGCTGAATTTGTAAAACAGGTTAAAAGCGAAGTTAAAAAAGTAACTTGGCCTTCTCGGAAGGAAACAATGATGACAACTGTTATGGTTTTCATTATGGTTTTGCTTTCATCTATATTCTTTTTGGTTGTGGATCAGTTCTTTTCCTTTGGTGTTAAGTTTTTACTAGGAGTTGGGGGTTAA
- the nusG gene encoding transcription termination/antitermination protein NusG produces the protein MTARWYVVQCHSGSEKKVAQSIREKAETEGLKDSFEEILVPSHEVVEVRRGKKVQTERNFYPGYILVKMSMSDTVWHMVKNISRVSGFLGGSGKPVPMSEKEVVKIMSQVKDGVEKIRPTILFDVGEEVRVSDGPFASFNGIVEEVDLDKARLKVSVSIFGRATPVELDFSQVEKV, from the coding sequence ATGACAGCCCGTTGGTATGTTGTACAATGTCATTCAGGTTCTGAAAAAAAAGTCGCTCAATCGATTCGTGAGAAGGCTGAAACAGAAGGCTTGAAAGATAGTTTTGAAGAAATTTTGGTTCCATCACATGAAGTGGTGGAAGTTCGCCGTGGAAAAAAAGTTCAAACAGAGCGTAATTTCTACCCAGGATATATATTAGTGAAAATGTCAATGTCAGACACAGTTTGGCATATGGTTAAAAATATTTCACGCGTTTCAGGCTTTTTGGGCGGCTCAGGTAAGCCTGTTCCCATGAGTGAGAAAGAAGTTGTGAAAATCATGTCACAAGTGAAGGATGGCGTTGAAAAAATCCGTCCAACAATCTTGTTTGATGTGGGTGAAGAAGTTCGCGTGTCAGATGGTCCTTTTGCTTCCTTTAACGGAATTGTTGAAGAAGTAGACCTCGATAAAGCACGCTTAAAGGTCTCGGTGTCGATTTTTGGTCGAGCAACACCAGTAGAGCTTGACTTTAGTCAAGTAGAGAAGGTATAA
- the rplK gene encoding 50S ribosomal protein L11: MAKKITGYIKLQVPSGAANPSPPIGPALGQQGLNIMEFCKAFNAKTQEMEKNIPLPVVITVYQDRTFTFIIKTPPVSYWVKKEAKLAKGSQTPGRGFAGKITKAQVKKIAETKMVDMNSVDVEGAMQMIEGSARSMGIEVVE, encoded by the coding sequence ATGGCAAAGAAAATAACCGGATATATTAAATTGCAGGTTCCATCAGGGGCTGCAAATCCATCTCCACCAATTGGTCCAGCTCTTGGTCAACAAGGCTTGAACATTATGGAATTCTGTAAAGCTTTTAATGCAAAAACACAAGAAATGGAAAAAAATATTCCACTTCCAGTTGTGATTACAGTTTACCAAGATCGTACATTTACATTCATTATCAAGACACCTCCTGTCAGCTATTGGGTGAAAAAAGAAGCAAAATTAGCAAAGGGGTCACAGACACCTGGTCGTGGTTTTGCTGGTAAAATCACCAAAGCGCAAGTGAAAAAAATTGCGGAAACAAAAATGGTTGATATGAATTCTGTTGATGTTGAAGGCGCAATGCAAATGATCGAAGGATCAGCGCGTTCAATGGGTATTGAAGTTGTGGAGTGA